A genomic region of Alligator mississippiensis isolate rAllMis1 chromosome 6, rAllMis1, whole genome shotgun sequence contains the following coding sequences:
- the LOC132243278 gene encoding heparan sulfate glucosamine 3-O-sulfotransferase 1-like: MAFLLVSSYLLLTYTQGAPVENGALLETLKSQVGLFSNKSEHYSTQVRPPGTSRRIPQTIIIGVRKGGTRALLEMLDIHPNIVVAATEVHFFDWDENYVKGIDWYRSLMPFSYENQITIEKTPGYFTSPQAPERIHDMNSSIKLLLILRDPTERVISDYTQVYYNRVESHKPVQPFEEIVIKNGALNTKYKAIQRSLYDIHMEKWLKHFSLDQIHIVDGNTLIKDPLPELQKVEKFLNLPSRIMSSNFYFNQTKGFYCIRSDGRERCLHESKGRPHPVVNSTVLDQLYSYFREHNSKFYRMINHSFDWH, translated from the coding sequence ATGGCCTTCCTACTAGTGTCATCTTATCTTTTGCTGACTTATACTCAGGGTGCTCCTGTTGAGAATGGGGCACTTTTGGAGACACTGAAGTCACAAGTAGGATTATTCAGCAATAAAAGTGAACATTATTCAACACAAGTGAGACCTCCTGGGACAAGCCGACGAATACCTCAGACAATCATCATAGGAGTTCGTAAAGGAGGGACCAGGGCTTTACTAGAAATGTTGGATATTCATCCTAATATTGTGGTAGCAGCTACAGAAGTCCACTTCTTTGACTGGGATGAAAATTATGTGAAAGGAATAGATTGGTATAGGAGTCTGATGCCATTTTCTTATGAAAATCAAATTACTATTGAGAAAACACCAGGCTATTTTACTTCTCCACAGGCTCCAGAAAGAATTCATGACATGAATAGCTCTATTAAACTGCTGCTCATTCTAAGAGACCCCACTGAGAGAGTTATATCTGATTATACCCAAGTCTATTACAACAGAGTAGAAAGCCACAAGCCTGTTCAGCCCTTTGAAGAAATTGTTATTAAAAATGGAGCACTTAATACCAAATACAAGGCTATTCAGAGAAGTCTGTATGATATCCATATGGAGAAGTGGCTTAAGCATTTCAGCTTGGATCAGATTCACATAGTAGATGGAAATACTTTAATCAAAGACCCTCTTCCTGAGttacaaaaagtggaaaaatTTCTTAATCTTCCTTCCAGAATTATGTCTTcaaatttttattttaaccaaACCAAGGGATTCTATTGCATTCGAAGTGATGGGAGAGAGAGATGTTTACATGAATCCAAAGGGCGTCCCCACCCTGTTGTCAACAGTACTGTTTTAGATCAACTTTATTCCTACTTCAGAGAGCACAATTCCAAATTTTACAGAATGATTAATCATTCTTTTGACTGGCATTAA